AAGATGCAGGAGCTGCTTTCAGCCTATCCGGCTCTGCAGAGCACCTATACACGAGAGAGCATCATGACCAAATATAAAGCGATCGATACAGCGGAACGAAAAAAGCGGGAGATCGTTAAAATGGTATCAGGGATGATCTTTAAAGGGGTGACACTCTCTTCCTTGGAGATAGATGCCAAGAGCTACAAAATACACTTTACCTGTAAAGATGCCCAGGTCGCAAAACGTCTTACCCTGTTGGCAAGCAAGAACAATCTGAAAACTTCGGCCGTTTCAGGGAGTCATGATCTGAAGATAGAAGGTACACTATGACCTGGAAAAGATATCAGAATGAGTTGATCGCACTGGTTGCATTTGTCTTTATGCTGGGGGCCTATGGGTATAAAACGGCACAGGTCTCCTCGCAGGCCCAAAGCCTTGCCGCAGCAAAACACTCTGTAGCAGAGATCCAAGAGGTCATCTCCCTGAAGAAGATATGGGACGATACGAGAACCGGCAAAAAAGTAGAGAAGCTTCAGACGCTTGTTCCCTCTTCCAAGGTAACATGGAGCGATCAAAACAAAAAAGTGACAGCAAGCTATAAAAATTTAACGGCGGACGAGTTAAATACTTTAGTGACCAAGATCTTGAATCTTCCTGTAGAGATACAAAAGCTGAAGATACAAAAAGTCGCTTCATCTTATGATGTGGAGTTCAAATGCAAATGGTAAAAAAGAGTGGTATCGTATTGATAGTGGCCTGGTTTGCCATACTGGTACTGATGCCTAAGCAGGAATTTTACTATAAGCTGGAAGAGGCACTTTCCGAGCAAGAGATAGAACTCAATGAAGAGAAGATAGAGGAAGGGCTTTTTTCTTTGAATCTGCATCAGGTCACAGTATACTTTAAAGGTATCCCTGTGGCAACCATTGAAGAGATGGATCTGTGTACGTTACTTTTCTACAGCAGCCTGGAACTGCAGGGACTCCATGTGGATGATTCTTTAAAAAGGATGGTACCGCAAGAGACACAAAAAGCACTGCTTTCGCATTCTATCCTCTCTCCTCTGAAGGTCTCTGTAGATGCAGAGGGTTCTTTTGGCGGGATGACAGGGGAAATCGATCTGAATGCACGTACGGTACATTTGGATTTTAATGAGAGTAAGGACATAGAGATGTTAAAGCCTCAGTTGAAAAAATCTGAAAAAGGATGGTTCTATGAAACATCTTTTTAAACCTGAAGCAGTAAAGGGGCTCTGGTCGCTGTTGATTTTAGTGCTTGTGATCAAAATGGCCTGGTTTGCGGTTGAATTGCTATGGCTGCCGACCATGGGAGTCGACCATAGTGAAGAGAGAGGAGCCAAACCCCTTTACTATAGGGTCAAGTTAAGCCCCAGCGATGCAGCGGCACCTGTGACGAAGAGACCTGTACAAACCGCAGGAAGCATTCAAGATATCAAACTTTTGGCTATTTATAATGCTTCGGATGCCACTGTTGTGACGGTAGAATACAAACGTGCAACAAAAGTGCTAGCCAAAGGTGAAGCGATCAATGGATTCGTACTCGAAGGGGCAGGGAGCAATTATGCGGTCTTCAGCAAAGATGCAAAAACCTATCAGATCAATCTGATCGTCAGCAGAAAAGGGGAAGAGAGCATCAAAAGTACTCAGCCTTCTGCGGCTTCAGCCTCTTCTGCAGATCAAGTTGAAGGTGAAGTGATAGATGCGGGTGATCACAAGATCGTAGATCGCTCACTGCTGGATCACTATGCAAAAAATATGGATGATATTTATAAGAACATCGGTATCAAGGAGATCAAAAAAGGGAAGGAACTAGAAGGTTTCAGTATCTCCTTTA
The sequence above is drawn from the Sulfurovum sp. TSL1 genome and encodes:
- a CDS encoding PDZ domain-containing protein encodes the protein MKHLFKPEAVKGLWSLLILVLVIKMAWFAVELLWLPTMGVDHSEERGAKPLYYRVKLSPSDAAAPVTKRPVQTAGSIQDIKLLAIYNASDATVVTVEYKRATKVLAKGEAINGFVLEGAGSNYAVFSKDAKTYQINLIVSRKGEESIKSTQPSAASASSADQVEGEVIDAGDHKIVDRSLLDHYAKNMDDIYKNIGIKEIKKGKELEGFSISFIRKGSPFAKLGIQRGDVIKSINGQKIDSYNAAFDVYKNIANINNLTLVIQRGKEEMELEYEVN